TGCCGAGCTCGCCGTCGTCCCTGACGGTGTCGAAGTAGGGCAGCGGGTTCCAGATGCCGGGCGTTTTCGCGTTCTGCCGCACGGGCGCACAGGAAAGGGCGGCGTCGTCCTGGCAGTCCGGTTGCGTCCCCGCCACCACGTAGTAGCCCCAGGGGACGCGCTGCTTGTGCAGCAGGTAGGTGAGGTCGGTCCACGCGTAGATCGGTTCGTTCCTGGCCGGACTCTCACGAGGAAGGAGCATGAAGTCCGGGGGCAGGCCCGGCGCCTGCACGGCGTTGGTGCAGCTGGTCGGGTCGTCGTGTCGGGTGCAGTAAGCCGACCACTCCGACACCTGGAACAGATGCTCCGGCAGGCTCCAGGAGGCGTTGGGCTCGAACATGTGGTCCTGGAGCACGTAGTCGTGTGCGTAGCTCCAGTAGTTGGGCAGGTCCGAGCCGGTGTGGTAGCCCAACACGTCGGGGACTTCCGAGTTGGTGCAGGCCGGGTTGGTGGCGTCGAGGCAGCCGAGCAGTCCCGCCTGGGCCTGGGCGACGAAGCCGTCCATCCTGCCGCCGTCGATGTCGGCGACGGCGTTGGCCAGGCTGTGGGGCCCGCCGCCGTTCACGTCGGCGTGGTCCGGGAACGGTCGCTCGCACATTCCCTTCTTGGGATCCGGCACGCACACGCTCGGTGCCCCGTCGCGCATGGGGATGCCTTCGGCTCCCGGAAACGTGCCGAAGTAGGAGTCGAACGAGCGGTTCTCCTGCATGATCACCACCACGTGGCGGATCTTGTGGATTCCCTGGTCGACCACTGGTTTGAGCTGCGACGTGCGGCCGCCACCGCTACAAGCCAGACCGACCAACGCCAAGGCGCCCAGCGCAGCCGGCAGTCTGTTCCACCCGGCTCGATGTCGACGCGCCCTTGGCATTCCTCGTGTCCTCGGAGATCCCGTCCACTCAACATGCCACGGTCGCGTTCGGAACCGATCACAGGCGGGCGCACATCGCCCTCCAGGCGCAGTGCAAGGCAGGCGAACGGCCTCAAAATCGGCCAGCGATGCCCGGGGGTCACATCGGCGACCCTTGGCAACGCCGACGTCTACCGACAAGGATTGCGCCGACTTCAAGGGTGGGGAGGCGTCAATGGCCTACGACGCGTTCGTTTCCTATTCGCACGCGGCCGATGGGCGGTTGGCCCCGGCCGTGCAGACCGGCCTCCAGCGCCTCGCCCGTCCCTGGTACCGGGTGCGGGCGCTGCGGGTCTTCCGTGACGACACCGGCCTGAGCGTCAATCCCCACCTGTGGGCCTCCATCGTCACTGCCCTGAACGACTCTTCTTACTTCGTGCTCATGGCCTCCCCCGCGGCGGCCGCCTCACCCTGGGTGAACCGCGAGATCGAGCACTGGTGCGCGACCAAGAACCCCGATCACATCCTGCCCGTGCTCACAGACGGCACCCTGGCGTGGAACAACGCCCGCGGCGACTACGATCCCGCGGCCTCCACCGCGTTGCCGCCCGCTCTGGCCGGTCACTTCACCGACGAGCCCCGTCACCTCGACATGCGCTGGGCGCGCGACGAGACCGAGCTGGACCTGCGCCACTCGAAGTTCCGCGAGGCCGTGGCCGACCTGGCCGCGCCCATGCACGGCGTGGCCAAGGAGGAGCTGGAGTCTGAGGACGTGCGGCGCCACCGTCGCGCCATCGCTCTGGCGCGCACGGGCGTGCTCAGCCTGTTGCTGTTTGCGCTGGCCGCAGTGTTGGCCTCGGTCTTCGCGATCGGCAACGCCCACAAGGCAAACGCGGCCGCGGGACGCGCGCGACTCGCTGCATACCGTGCCACGGTCGCCGCTGGTCAGGAGCGCCGGGCCAAGGACGCCCAGGCGTCCGCCGCCGAGCAGGCCCGCCAGGCTGGCGACCGTGCTCAGCTCGAAGCCTTCAATGCCGCGCGCCAACGCGATCTCGCTCAGACCGCCAACCTCAGCGCCCAGGCAGCCAACGCGAGCGCTCAGGTTGAGGCCGACAACGCGCGCGAGGCCGAAAGGAACCGAGCCCGCGAGGCCGCTCGCGCCCTTGGCGAGGCCCGGCGGGCCGATGCCGCGGCCAAGGATGCCGTTGAGTCCGCAGATCGCGCAACGCAAGCGGCGCGAGCCGCCAATGTCAGCGCGCTCCTTGCCGAGCAGCGACGGCAGGAGGCAGACCTACAGCGAGCAGAGGCGGAGCGTCAACGCGCAGCCGCCCTGTCTCGAGGGTTGGCCGCGAACGCTCTCAACGCCCTCAACGCCGGAGACCTCGACGTTGCGCTTCTGTTGGGCGTAGAGGCCAATCGAGCTGAAGTGAACGCGCAGTCGCGGAGCAGTCTGCTCGACGGGTTGCTCGCGCAACCCGCGCTGCGTGCGTTCCTACCCGCGTTTGAGCCACTGGCGAGTTCCCGAAGGTCCCAAGTCTTGGCCGCTGCGAGCAGGGATGCGGGAGTCAAACTCTTCGACCTTGATACAGCCCAACCGCTTGACCGCCAGCCGCCCGCGCCAACCACGCCTCGCTCGATCGCATTCAGCCCCGACGGCACCTTGCTCGGCTATGAGCAGAACGGTGCCGTACGGATTTGGAGTCTGCCTTTGGGGCAACTTCTCCCAAGCCAGCTGGTTCCGATGACGGAGCCGGCGAACTATGTCACCGCGTTGGCATTCAGCCGCGACAACACCATCCTGGCCACCGGCGGTGGCGGGGCCAACGGCTACGGGGATGTGCAGCTCTGGGATGTCTCCACAGGCCGACCCCTTACCCCGGTGCTCCATAGCGACTCCGAGTCAGGCGTGCAGCTGGTGGCCATCAGCCCCGACGCGTCGATTCTCGCCGCAGCCAGTTCGACGTGCGAGCGGAGGCCGTCACGCCCGCGGCACTGTTTTCTTGTGGGCACGATCACTCTGTTCGATGCTCACACCGGCCAGCAATTGGGGCCCCCGCTGCGTGGTCATCATCGTGACAAACTCGGGAGCCTCGACTTTGTCCGTCTCGAGTTCAGCTCAGACGGCAAAACGCTGACCTCGGTCGCGTCAAGAAGCCTTGACACACCGATCATCGTGTGGGACCTGGCGACCAGGCAGGGACGACCCCGAGGAGTCCCCTTGGACGAGAACCAACAGATTGTGGGCATCTCCCCTGACTCCCAGATCATGGCGGTATCAAATGATGTCGATCTGACATTCAGACTGTTCAACGTAGAAACCGGGCTCCTCGGCGATCCTCTTGCTGCGGCGGCGCCAACGCCGCGTTTGGTGCAATTCAGCTCCGACGGGAAGACGCTGATCGCAGCCGACTCAGCCGCACACGACGTCCTGGGGCTCTTCAGCGTTGATATCGCGTTCTCCCCTGGGACCCAGCCTGCTCAGCCACCGCTCGGCAAACGTTTACCGATACAGATCCAACCCGCTGACGTCGGCGTGCTTTCCCCGGACGCCCGCACCGTGGCGCTCGTTCATCCTGACGGCAGTGTGGCGATTCAGACGACATCAGGTCAGCCATTGCCCTACCAGCCAACGGTGAAGGCCGCGCATCCCGGATACAACCCGCTCGCCTTTAGTCCCGACGGAGAGAGCCTCGCGATCGTCGGACCCGACGGAGCTGTCACCGTGTGGCAGGTTGCAACGGGCGAGGCTCAACGTTTCGGGTCTCCGTTCGTGTGTCTGGGGAACTCCCCAATCGTTGTCGAGGTCAGCGCGGACGCGCGGATGCTCGCCCTGGCTTGTGCGATCTCCAACCCACCGAGCGGAGATGTGGTGCACATTCAGCTGTGGGACATCGGATCCGGGGTTCGGCGGACGATTGCGTCCTCAGACACGCCGTTTAATTCGCTGGCGTTCAGTCCCGACGGTCGAACCTTGGCGTCGGGTGACGAACAGGGACAAATTGAGTTGTGGGACACNNNNNNNNNNNNNNNNNNNNNNNNNNNNNNNNNNNNNNNNNNNNNNNNNCGGGAAAGGCACGACGATCGGCTTATGGGACGTCGCAACGCACGAGGAGCGGACAGGGCTCTGCTGCACTGAAGGGGAGGTGTTCAGGCTGGCGTTCAGCCCGGACAGCCAGACGCTCGCAGCGGGTGACACAAGTGCTCAGGTGACCCTCTGGGACGTGGCATCGGCCAATTTGATCGGCAAACCGCTACGTGGCCACGCGATAGGGGTGATCTCTTTCGTCGCGTTCAGCCCGGATGGACAGGCACTCGTTTCCGCAGGGGGCGGCGATCTGATCGAGTGGGACCTTGATACAAGATCGTGGGAAAACCGAGCCTGCCAAATCGCCAATCGCAACCTCACTCAAGTCGAATGGGATCGATTCTTCGGCACCTCCGAGGCACGCCGCAAGACATGCCCGAACCTGCCGCTGCCCTGACGAGGCGACTCGGGTCACGCACTACAACTAGCGAGCTGATAACGCGCGCCGCCGAAGTTCTCGCCACTGTCGACACCCGCACGATCAGTGCGAGGGAGGTCGAAGGACCTACCGACTGACGGCCCGGCCTTCGTAGGTGTAGCCCATCGGCTTCGGCTCACCCTTGAAGTAGTAGCTCTCGATCTTCTCGATCTCGAAACCGGCGCGCTCGACGTCCTCGGAAATATGCCGTGTCAGGTGGCATTCGCCGGCGAGGCGTCCGTTCAACGGTTCCAAACGTTCCTGCCAACGTGCGACCTTCTCGTCGGGCGAATGGCCATGCTCTACGAAGTGGAACGACCCGCCAGACTTCAGGACGCGTCGCATCTCGGCGAGCGCGGCTTCCAAGTCGGGAATCGTGCAGAGAGTCCACGTCGAGAGCACGGCGTCGAACTCTGCTGACGGGAGGTCGAGGTGTTCGCCGGTCAGCCCGCCGTACTCGATGGGAATGGAGGTCTGCGCGATGCGAGGTTCGGCGATGCGCATGCAGACTCGTGAGGGTTCGATGGCGACAACTTTCGATACCTCGGGCGGGTAGTACGGCACATTCAAGGCGGTTCCGAAGCCGACCTCCACGACCGCGCCCTGTAGCCCGTCGCAGACGCGAGCGCGTACCATTCGGTTCGGCTTGCGCGCCATCACCTTGTCCTGGAATCGCGGGAGCAGCTGTTCCCGGTAGAAACCCATGCGGCAACCCCCTCATCGGGCCACGCGCACGGCCTACTCTGACCGGCCCTGATGCTGCAACTGTCGGTCGAGCACCTAGGTAATCCGCGCGCAGCGGTAGGGTGACATCGTGTCGTCGTCGGATCGTGTGCCGCACTGGGTGAATGACCTGGCCAGGTGGCAGAAGAGCCTGAACGCCGAGTTGAGTGCCCTTCCCGAGACGCTCCAAAAGTTCCGTGAGGGCGTTACCAATTTTCAACGCATTACGCAGCGGCTGCTCGACGCCACAGAGGCAACTGAACAGTTCACCAAGCTCTCTACGGGGGGGATGGCAGACGCGGGCCGCCGGCTGGACGAGGCGACGCAGGCGTTGCGGGCAAACATGCGACGTTCGAGCGAGACGACCGGATGAGCTCGGCGGTCGAGGAGTTCGCCGAGGCCCTCTCGGCGTTGGCTGAGCTCAATCCAGTGTGGCGATGGGCAGTTCCATCATCTCGCAAACGGCAGGCGGGCTCGTCAGCCACCGAGTGACGCCGCGACCCAATCGTCGACCGGGACGAACGATCGTGAAGCGGTCTCACGGAATGGTCACTTGCCAGCTCCACTCGAGAAACCTCACGACCTACGAGGTCAAGGCGAGTAACGTCGCGATGCTCTCGCAACCCGCGTTCGTGCTCGACGTGATCCGCGACGCTGCGAAGGCGGTCCAGATGAGCGCACAAGCCTCTGGAGTTGCATAGGGGGCGAGGTGACGCTCCGCGCTCTTACTCGGCGCCCTCGCGAACCGCTTGCGCGATCCGGAGCGCGTCGGCCGGCGTGAGTCCGGCAACCGCGGCGATCCAGCAGGTGATCGGCGCCGCCGTCCGCTCGGACACGTGGGCGGCGATGCCGGCGAGCTCGAGGAGCGCATCGATGTCGTCCGCTGACGTCGCGTCAACGCCGGCTGCCGAGGCGAAGGCGGCGAGCCACTCGTCGCGGGTCATCGCGTTGCCGCCTTCGGGTAGCCGGGACCGGCGTTCGCGCGGACGCTTCGAACGTCGATGGGCTCGGCGCACTCGCTGCACACGACGACGGCGCGCATGTCGTGACCGCAGCTCGTGTGGTGCAGCACGAGGGGGGTGCCTTCCGGGCCGGTGAGCCAGCGCTCGCCCCAGGCGGCCATGGCGGCGAGGATCGGGTAGACGTCGCGGCCCTTGTCGGTGAGGCGGTACTCGTAGCGCGCCGGGCTCTCCTGGTACGGGATCTTGGTGAAGATGCCCTCGTCGACCAGGCGGGCGAGGCGCTGGGTGAGGATGTTGCGGCCGATGCCGAGGGCGGACTGGAAGTCGTCGAAGCGGCGCATGCCGAGGCATGCCTGCCGGATCAGCAGCAGGTTCCAGTGGTCGCCGAGCACGTCGACGCTGCGCGCCACCGTGCACGGCCAGCCGGAGGTGTCGGTGCGCTTCATCGCATCAGCGTACCCCGACAAGGGTTGCATCTTGGAACTCGCCTCGCGTACGGTCCCATCATGCAACTTGACCTGCAGGAGCGAGCCGGGTCGACCGGCGAGTGGAAGGCCACCGCCTGCATCCTCTGTGAGTGCAACTGCGGCGTCGAGGTCCGTCTCGGCGGTGCCGACGGTCGCAGCTTCGAGCGCATCCGCGGCGACAAGGCGCATCCGGCGTCGCAGGGCTACACGTGCGAGAAGGCGCTACGGCTCGACCACTACCAGAACGGCCGCCACCGCCTCACCGCGCCGATTCGACGGCGGCGCGACGGGACGTACGAACCGGTCGCCTGGGATATCGCCATCGCCGAGGTCGCCGCCGGGTTCGCACGTGTGCGCGACACCTACGGGGGATCGACGATCCTGTACTACGGCGGCGGTGGGCAGGGGAACCACCTCGGCGGCGGCTACGCGTCCGCGACGCGCGCCGCGCTCGGCAGCATCTACCGGTCGAACGCGCTGGCGCAGGAGAAGACGGGCGAGTTCTGGGTCAACGGCAAGATCCTCGGCGCGTACGTGCGCGGCGACATCGAGCACGCCGAGGTGGCGATGTTCATCGGGAAGAACCCGTGGCAGTCGCACAGCTTCCCGCACGCCCGGACGACGTTGAAGGAGATCGCGCGCGACCCGAACCGGTCGATCGTGGTGCTCGACCCGCGTCGCACGGAGACGGCCGAGCTCGCCGACTTCCATCTCGCGCTCCGGCCAGGCACCGACGCGTGGTGCCTCGCCGCCCTCGGCGCGGTGATCGTGCAGGAGGAACTGCTCGACCGACGGTGGCTCGCAGAGCACACCATCGGCCTCGCCGAGATCGAGCCGGTGCTGCGCGCCGTCGACGTCGATGCCTACGCGGCGATCTGCGACCTCGACCCCGACCTGATCCGAGCGACCGCCCGTCGCATCGCCTCGGCGTCCAGCGTGGCGATGTTCGAGGACCTCGGCGTGCAGATGAACCTGCACTCGACCTTGTGCAGCTACCTCGAGAAGCTGCTGTGGCTGCTGACCGGGAACTTCGGCAAACCCGGCGGCCAGTACGTGCCGACGAGCATCGTGAACCTCGTGGGCAGCGGCTCGGGTTCCCGCTCGTCCGTTGGGCGCCGCACGCCGGTCGCCGACGCGCTGATCATCTCCGGCCTCGTGCCGTGCAACGTGATCGCGGAGGAGATCCTCACCGACCACCCCGACCGCTACCGGGCGATGCTGGTCGAGTCGGCCAACCCCGCGCACTCCCTCGCCGACGGACCCCGCATGCGCGAGGCGCTCGAGGCGCTCGAGTTCGTGGTCGTCATCGACGTCGCGATGACCGAGACCGCGCAGCTGGCGGACTATGTCCTGCCGGCCGCGTCGCAGTTCGAGAAGGCGGAGTCGACATTCTTCAACTTCGAGTTCCCGCACAACTACTTCCACCTCCGCCACCCGGTCCTCGACCCGCTCCCGGGCACGCTGCCCGAGCCGGAGATCCACGCCCGCATCGTCGAGACCCTCGGCGCGCTCGACGGCGTCGACCTCGGCCCGCTCGCCAAGGCCGCCAAGGGGAGCCGCGCCGCGTTCGGCGCGAAGTTCCTCGAGCTCATGAGCGAACACCCGGAGCTCGGTCCGCTCGCGCCGGTCGTGCTGTACCGCACGCTCGGCCCGACCCTCCCGGCCGGTCTGGAGTCAGCGGCGCTGTTGTGGGGCGCGGCGCAGCAGTGCGCGCTGCAGAACCGGCCGAGCCTCGAACGCGCCGGCATCGTCGGCGAAGGGACCGCGCTTGGCGACGCGTTGTTCGAGGCGATCATCTCCAGCCCGAGCGGCGTCACCTTCAGCGTCGACGATCATGCCGACAGCTGGCAGCGCGTCCGCACACCCGGCGGTCAGCTGCACCTCGCCAACGACATCCTCATCGAGGCGCTCACGGCCCTGGCGACCGAGCAGCCGCCCGGCGGCGACCCCGAGTTCCCGCTGGTGCTCACCGCCGGCGAACGGCGCTCGTTCACAGCCAACACCATCATCCGCGACCCGGCGTGGCGAAAACGCGACCCGAACGGCGCCCTGCGGGTGTCCGAGGCCGACGCGATCGGGCTGCAGCTCAGCGACGGCGACACCGCATTGCTCACGACCAGGCGAGGCAGCGCCAAGGTCCTCATCGAGATCAGCCCGATGATGCGGCCCGGTCACGTCGCGCTGCCGAACGGGCTCGGACTCACCCACACGCCCGGCGGCGATCCCGTCGGCGTCTCACCGAACGAGCTGACCTCGAGCGACCACCGCGACCCGATCGCCGGCACGCCGTACCACAAGCACGTTCCCGCCCGGCTCGAGCCCATCGAG
This region of Actinomycetota bacterium genomic DNA includes:
- a CDS encoding phospholipase, producing the protein MPRARRHRAGWNRLPAALGALALVGLACSGGGRTSQLKPVVDQGIHKIRHVVVIMQENRSFDSYFGTFPGAEGIPMRDGAPSVCVPDPKKGMCERPFPDHADVNGGGPHSLANAVADIDGGRMDGFVAQAQAGLLGCLDATNPACTNSEVPDVLGYHTGSDLPNYWSYAHDYVLQDHMFEPNASWSLPEHLFQVSEWSAYCTRHDDPTSCTNAVQAPGLPPDFMLLPRESPARNEPIYAWTDLTYLLHKQRVPWGYYVVAGTQPDCQDDAALSCAPVRQNAKTPGIWNPLPYFDTVRDDGELGNIQSVDRFYAAADQGTLPAVSWVVPSGALSEHPSAPVSFGQSYVTSLINAVMRGPEWDSTAVFLAWDDWGGFYDHVVPPRVDANGYGLRVPGIVISPYAKHGYVDHQTLSFDAYVKFIEDDFLGGQRLDPRTDGRPDPRPGVRENATVLGDLRADFDFSQRPRRPQPLPVHPQTTLTGTPHVP
- a CDS encoding TIR domain-containing protein, producing MITTTWRILWIPWSTTGLSCDVRPPPLQARPTNAKAPSAAGSLFHPARCRRALGIPRVLGDPVHSTCHGRVRNRSQAGAHRPPGAVQGRRTASKSASDARGSHRRPLATPTSTDKDCADFKGGEASMAYDAFVSYSHAADGRLAPAVQTGLQRLARPWYRVRALRVFRDDTGLSVNPHLWASIVTALNDSSYFVLMASPAAAASPWVNREIEHWCATKNPDHILPVLTDGTLAWNNARGDYDPAASTALPPALAGHFTDEPRHLDMRWARDETELDLRHSKFREAVADLAAPMHGVAKEELESEDVRRHRRAIALARTGVLSLLLFALAAVLASVFAIGNAHKANAAAGRARLAAYRATVAAGQERRAKDAQASAAEQARQAGDRAQLEAFNAARQRDLAQTANLSAQAANASAQVEADNAREAERNRAREAARALGEARRADAAAKDAVESADRATQAARAANVSALLAEQRRQEADLQRAEAERQRAAALSRGLAANALNALNAGDLDVALLLGVEANRAEVNAQSRSSLLDGLLAQPALRAFLPAFEPLASSRRSQVLAAASRDAGVKLFDLDTAQPLDRQPPAPTTPRSIAFSPDGTLLGYEQNGAVRIWSLPLGQLLPSQLVPMTEPANYVTALAFSRDNTILATGGGGANGYGDVQLWDVSTGRPLTPVLHSDSESGVQLVAISPDASILAAASSTCERRPSRPRHCFLVGTITLFDAHTGQQLGPPLRGHHRDKLGSLDFVRLEFSSDGKTLTSVASRSLDTPIIVWDLATRQGRPRGVPLDENQQIVGISPDSQIMAVSNDVDLTFRLFNVETGLLGDPLAAAAPTPRLVQFSSDGKTLIAADSAAHDVLGLFSVDIAFSPGTQPAQPPLGKRLPIQIQPADVGVLSPDARTVALVHPDGSVAIQTTSGQPLPYQPTVKAAHPGYNPLAFSPDGESLAIVGPDGAVTVWQVATGEAQRFGSPFVCLGNSPIVVEVSADARMLALACAISNPPSGDVVHIQLWDIGSGVRRTIASSDTPFNSLAFSPDGRTLASGDEQGQIELWDT
- a CDS encoding class I SAM-dependent methyltransferase — its product is MGFYREQLLPRFQDKVMARKPNRMVRARVCDGLQGAVVEVGFGTALNVPYYPPEVSKVVAIEPSRVCMRIAEPRIAQTSIPIEYGGLTGEHLDLPSAEFDAVLSTWTLCTIPDLEAALAEMRRVLKSGGSFHFVEHGHSPDEKVARWQERLEPLNGRLAGECHLTRHISEDVERAGFEIEKIESYYFKGEPKPMGYTYEGRAVSR
- a CDS encoding helix-turn-helix transcriptional regulator, encoding MKRTDTSGWPCTVARSVDVLGDHWNLLLIRQACLGMRRFDDFQSALGIGRNILTQRLARLVDEGIFTKIPYQESPARYEYRLTDKGRDVYPILAAMAAWGERWLTGPEGTPLVLHHTSCGHDMRAVVVCSECAEPIDVRSVRANAGPGYPKAATR
- a CDS encoding molybdopterin oxidoreductase family protein, translating into MQLDLQERAGSTGEWKATACILCECNCGVEVRLGGADGRSFERIRGDKAHPASQGYTCEKALRLDHYQNGRHRLTAPIRRRRDGTYEPVAWDIAIAEVAAGFARVRDTYGGSTILYYGGGGQGNHLGGGYASATRAALGSIYRSNALAQEKTGEFWVNGKILGAYVRGDIEHAEVAMFIGKNPWQSHSFPHARTTLKEIARDPNRSIVVLDPRRTETAELADFHLALRPGTDAWCLAALGAVIVQEELLDRRWLAEHTIGLAEIEPVLRAVDVDAYAAICDLDPDLIRATARRIASASSVAMFEDLGVQMNLHSTLCSYLEKLLWLLTGNFGKPGGQYVPTSIVNLVGSGSGSRSSVGRRTPVADALIISGLVPCNVIAEEILTDHPDRYRAMLVESANPAHSLADGPRMREALEALEFVVVIDVAMTETAQLADYVLPAASQFEKAESTFFNFEFPHNYFHLRHPVLDPLPGTLPEPEIHARIVETLGALDGVDLGPLAKAAKGSRAAFGAKFLELMSEHPELGPLAPVVLYRTLGPTLPAGLESAALLWGAAQQCALQNRPSLERAGIVGEGTALGDALFEAIISSPSGVTFSVDDHADSWQRVRTPGGQLHLANDILIEALTALATEQPPGGDPEFPLVLTAGERRSFTANTIIRDPAWRKRDPNGALRVSEADAIGLQLSDGDTALLTTRRGSAKVLIEISPMMRPGHVALPNGLGLTHTPGGDPVGVSPNELTSSDHRDPIAGTPYHKHVPARLEPIERITARAESA